Proteins found in one Tsukamurella paurometabola DSM 20162 genomic segment:
- a CDS encoding PE-PPE domain-containing protein: MNAVTVSSKEARRLGTPGRAAITVLAVGGTGESWVDDTRTEVTGMLSHVVAELDERFTARWIGYPASYGPVPARDGVSFAESVDIGVERLIAALTETEGLVALIGYSQGCTVVRRVLGAIARGELYAPAVIAAGLVSDPERPRGSDPALAGSGVAGDGPPIVEGFPVHWISHPHDVICNASIDSFVRDIADATALLTLRDLAAWAPRAVGGYLGDRFQNATRTAFGSRQWRRDVVRLRTAGREILGYLPRINVRGRDYNLRGSRHVAYATEPLARLRHEDYELTGCQLLAQWLQVQATFATRAPAGGAGEAAGLLSGKYPEAG; the protein is encoded by the coding sequence ATGAACGCGGTCACCGTCAGCAGCAAGGAGGCCCGGCGACTGGGTACCCCCGGCCGGGCCGCGATCACCGTTCTCGCCGTGGGCGGAACGGGGGAGTCGTGGGTCGACGACACCCGCACCGAGGTCACCGGCATGCTCAGCCATGTTGTCGCCGAACTGGACGAGCGTTTCACCGCCCGCTGGATCGGCTACCCGGCGTCGTACGGACCGGTTCCCGCCCGCGACGGCGTGTCCTTCGCCGAGTCGGTCGACATCGGCGTGGAGCGCCTGATCGCCGCCCTCACCGAGACCGAGGGCCTGGTGGCTCTCATCGGGTACTCCCAGGGGTGCACCGTGGTGCGCCGTGTGCTCGGTGCCATCGCGCGGGGCGAGCTGTACGCGCCCGCGGTGATCGCCGCTGGGCTGGTGTCCGACCCCGAGCGTCCCCGCGGCAGTGACCCCGCACTCGCCGGTTCCGGTGTCGCGGGTGACGGCCCGCCGATCGTCGAGGGCTTTCCGGTCCATTGGATCTCGCACCCGCACGACGTGATCTGCAATGCGAGCATCGATTCCTTCGTCCGCGATATCGCCGACGCCACCGCGCTGCTGACCCTGCGCGATTTGGCCGCGTGGGCGCCGCGTGCGGTGGGTGGCTACCTCGGCGACCGCTTCCAGAACGCCACCCGCACCGCATTCGGATCACGGCAGTGGCGGCGTGATGTGGTGCGGTTGCGTACCGCCGGTCGCGAGATCCTCGGCTACCTGCCGCGGATCAATGTGCGAGGTCGTGACTACAACCTGCGCGGCAGTCGACACGTCGCGTATGCGACCGAGCCACTCGCGCGGCTGCGGCACGAGGACTACGAGCTCACCGGCTGCCAGTTGCTCGCACAGTGGCTGCAGGTTCAGGCCACGTTCGCCACCCGGGCACCGGCAGGCGGTGCCGGGGAGGCCGCTGGTCTATTGTCGGGGAAGTACCCAGAAGCAGGCTGA
- a CDS encoding flavin monoamine oxidase family protein yields MPAHSDQDARPLTMFGPDFPFAYDDWVSHPDGLGSVPDEARGTEVAVIGGGLAGLTAAYELAKLGLKPVVYEADRIGGRMRSDRFEGYSDDLVAEMGAMRFPPSSTTLQHYFDAMGLQTHPFPNPLSEATPSTVIDLKGRSHYAHTVDDLPPEYGEVARAWDATLADYADAAELQDAIRDRDAQRIRAVWSRLVDQLDDQTFYGFLTASEHFRSFAHRELFGQVGFGTGGWDTDYPNSMLEILRVTCTAADDHHRGVVGGSDQLPKRLWDSPFDGQRSVRDLNGGDHRPAVTAIRRTAGPGGEPRYTIVDAGGETRTYRAAIFTGQSWMLLNTIDCDDDLLPIDHWTAVERTHYMGSSKVFVLVDRPFWRDPDPVTGRDTMSMTLTDRMSRGTYLLDHGSDQPAVICLSYTWSDDSLKLLPLDVNARMDLMLKSLGEIYPNVDIRSHVIATPKTVSWETERYFMGAFKANLPGHYRYQERLFTHFMQDRLDPRHRGFFLAGDDISWTAGWAEGALQTALNAVWGVVRHLGGSTHASNPGPGDVFDEIAPVRLGDERGSRA; encoded by the coding sequence ATGCCCGCACACTCCGATCAGGATGCCCGCCCGCTCACGATGTTCGGGCCGGACTTTCCCTTCGCGTATGACGACTGGGTATCGCACCCCGACGGCCTCGGGAGCGTCCCCGACGAAGCGCGCGGCACCGAGGTCGCCGTGATCGGCGGTGGACTCGCCGGACTCACCGCGGCCTACGAGCTGGCCAAGCTAGGGCTGAAGCCCGTTGTGTACGAAGCGGACCGGATCGGCGGCCGGATGCGCAGCGATCGATTCGAGGGCTACTCGGATGACCTGGTCGCGGAGATGGGCGCCATGCGCTTCCCGCCGTCGTCGACCACTCTTCAGCACTACTTCGATGCGATGGGCCTGCAGACGCACCCGTTCCCGAACCCGCTCTCGGAGGCCACCCCGAGCACCGTGATCGATCTCAAGGGTCGCAGTCACTACGCTCACACCGTCGACGACCTGCCACCCGAGTACGGCGAGGTCGCCCGCGCCTGGGATGCGACACTCGCCGACTACGCGGACGCCGCCGAACTGCAGGACGCGATCCGCGATCGGGATGCCCAGCGGATCCGCGCCGTGTGGTCGCGCCTGGTGGACCAGCTCGACGACCAGACCTTCTACGGCTTCCTCACCGCCTCCGAGCACTTCCGCTCGTTCGCGCACCGCGAGTTGTTCGGCCAGGTGGGATTCGGCACGGGCGGGTGGGACACCGACTATCCGAACTCGATGCTGGAGATCCTGCGTGTCACCTGTACCGCGGCCGACGACCATCATCGTGGCGTAGTGGGCGGATCGGATCAACTTCCGAAGCGACTGTGGGACAGTCCGTTCGACGGTCAGCGCTCCGTCCGCGACCTCAACGGCGGCGACCACCGCCCGGCGGTCACCGCGATCCGGCGCACCGCGGGACCCGGCGGCGAGCCGCGATACACCATCGTCGACGCCGGCGGAGAGACCCGCACGTACCGCGCCGCGATCTTCACCGGCCAGTCCTGGATGTTGCTCAACACCATCGACTGCGACGACGACCTCCTGCCCATCGACCACTGGACGGCCGTCGAGCGCACCCACTACATGGGCAGCTCCAAGGTATTCGTCCTGGTCGACCGCCCGTTCTGGCGCGATCCCGACCCGGTGACCGGCCGCGACACCATGTCGATGACGCTCACCGATCGGATGAGCCGCGGCACCTATCTCCTCGACCACGGCTCCGATCAGCCCGCCGTGATCTGTCTGTCCTACACCTGGTCCGACGATTCGCTCAAGCTGTTGCCGCTGGACGTGAACGCCCGGATGGATCTGATGCTGAAATCGCTGGGCGAGATCTATCCGAACGTCGATATCCGCAGTCACGTGATCGCAACCCCGAAGACCGTCTCGTGGGAGACCGAGCGCTACTTCATGGGTGCGTTCAAAGCCAACCTGCCGGGGCACTACCGCTATCAGGAGCGACTGTTCACGCACTTCATGCAGGATCGGCTCGATCCGCGGCACCGGGGCTTCTTCCTGGCCGGCGACGACATCTCGTGGACTGCGGGTTGGGCAGAGGGCGCGCTACAGACGGCTCTGAATGCGGTGTGGGGCGTGGTACGACACCTCGGCGGGTCGACGCACGCGTCGAACCCCGGTCCGGGCGATGTCTTCGACGAGATCGCACCCGTCCGGCTCGGCGACGAGCGCGGTTCGCGTGCCTGA
- a CDS encoding Fpg/Nei family DNA glycosylase — MPEGHTLHRLALDHDRRFGGETVRVASPQGRFAAEAKRLDGREFLGADAWGKHLWHRYDGGLTVHVHLGLYGSFADFELLDGAPPAPVGQVRMRIVGPRDGTDLRGPTACHLVSEEQIDEVLARLGPDPLRADADPDPAWRRISRSRRPIGALLMDQKVVAGVGNVYRAEVLYRAGLDPHREGRALGREDFDGIWADLVALMPIGVERGRMHVVRAEDDHGAPSYAPDRPRTYVYRRAGEPCRVCRTPVRTEVMEARNLYWCPTCQT; from the coding sequence GTGCCCGAGGGGCACACACTCCATCGGCTCGCCCTCGATCACGATCGACGCTTCGGGGGCGAGACGGTGCGTGTCGCCAGCCCGCAGGGGCGGTTCGCCGCCGAAGCGAAGCGGCTCGACGGCCGCGAGTTCCTCGGTGCGGATGCCTGGGGCAAACACCTCTGGCACCGGTACGACGGTGGCCTCACCGTGCACGTGCACCTCGGGCTGTACGGCTCGTTCGCCGATTTCGAGCTGCTCGACGGTGCTCCGCCGGCGCCGGTCGGGCAGGTGCGCATGCGCATCGTCGGACCGCGCGACGGCACTGATCTGCGCGGCCCCACCGCCTGCCATCTGGTCTCCGAGGAGCAGATCGACGAGGTACTGGCCCGGCTCGGGCCCGATCCGTTGCGCGCCGACGCAGATCCGGACCCGGCGTGGCGGCGGATCAGTCGCTCCCGCAGGCCGATCGGCGCATTACTGATGGACCAGAAGGTGGTAGCAGGCGTCGGCAACGTCTACCGCGCCGAAGTGCTCTACCGTGCCGGCCTGGATCCGCACCGCGAGGGCAGAGCCCTCGGTCGTGAGGACTTCGACGGCATCTGGGCCGACCTCGTCGCCTTGATGCCGATCGGCGTCGAGCGGGGCCGTATGCACGTGGTGCGCGCCGAAGACGACCACGGCGCCCCGTCGTACGCGCCGGACCGGCCCCGTACCTACGTGTACCGCCGCGCGGGCGAGCCCTGCCGCGTGTGTCGCACGCCGGTCCGGACCGAGGTCATGGAGGCTCGAAACCTGTACTGGTGCCCCACCTGCCAGACCTGA
- a CDS encoding ribose-5-phosphate isomerase — protein MRVYLGGDHAGFELKSQIARHLTAAGHEVVDCGAHTYDALDDYPAFCIDAAKRVVADPGSLGIVLGGSGNGEQIAANKVPGARCALAWSVETAQLARQHNNAQLIGLGGRMHTVDEALAIVDAFLATPWSDEERHQRRIDILAEYERTGVAPAVPGAPEA, from the coding sequence ATGCGCGTTTACCTCGGCGGCGACCACGCCGGATTCGAACTCAAGTCCCAGATCGCTCGGCACCTCACCGCCGCCGGCCATGAGGTCGTCGACTGCGGTGCGCACACCTACGACGCTCTCGATGACTATCCGGCGTTCTGCATCGACGCCGCCAAGCGCGTCGTCGCCGATCCCGGCAGCCTCGGCATCGTGCTGGGCGGCAGCGGTAACGGCGAGCAGATCGCCGCGAACAAGGTGCCCGGCGCTCGCTGCGCGCTCGCCTGGAGCGTGGAGACCGCCCAGCTCGCGCGCCAGCACAACAATGCGCAGCTGATCGGCCTGGGCGGCCGCATGCACACCGTCGACGAGGCCCTGGCCATCGTCGACGCCTTCCTCGCCACCCCGTGGTCCGATGAGGAGCGCCACCAGCGGCGTATCGACATCCTCGCCGAGTACGAGCGCACTGGCGTCGCACCGGCCGTGCCCGGCGCTCCCGAGGCCTAG
- a CDS encoding response regulator has translation MTDEPIRLLLVDDQDLVRVGLRRILRRRDGFEVVGECADGDEVPAAVAESRPDVVLMDLRMKRVSGMEATRRLGERTDAPPVLVLTTFRDDDLLSAALRAGVAGFVLKDSPAEELIRAVRLVAAGEAVLDPAVTGRVLQTYRAARQPATTRAGAVDPLTAREVDVLGLVGRGLSNDDIAAELVISIVTVKSHIGSIFTKLGVRNRAEAIVWAFDNGVVAPRA, from the coding sequence ATGACCGACGAACCGATCCGCCTGCTGCTCGTGGACGATCAGGACTTAGTGCGGGTGGGCTTGCGCCGAATCCTGCGCCGCCGAGACGGATTCGAGGTGGTCGGCGAGTGCGCGGACGGCGACGAGGTACCCGCCGCGGTCGCCGAAAGCCGGCCCGACGTGGTTCTGATGGACCTACGGATGAAACGGGTCAGCGGCATGGAGGCCACCCGGCGGCTCGGCGAACGGACCGATGCGCCGCCTGTGCTGGTGCTCACCACGTTCCGCGACGATGACCTGCTCTCCGCCGCACTCCGGGCTGGAGTGGCGGGGTTCGTACTCAAGGACTCCCCGGCCGAAGAGTTGATTCGCGCGGTGCGACTGGTAGCCGCGGGCGAGGCCGTGCTCGACCCCGCGGTCACAGGGCGGGTCTTGCAGACGTACCGGGCCGCGCGCCAACCCGCGACCACCCGGGCAGGGGCTGTGGACCCGCTGACCGCACGCGAGGTCGACGTACTGGGACTGGTCGGCCGGGGCCTGTCGAACGACGACATCGCCGCGGAGCTCGTGATCTCGATCGTGACCGTCAAGAGTCACATCGGATCGATCTTCACCAAGCTCGGCGTCCGCAACCGCGCCGAGGCCATCGTGTGGGCGTTCGACAACGGCGTGGTTGCGCCGCGAGCCTGA
- a CDS encoding crotonase/enoyl-CoA hydratase family protein: protein MSNIDYEVRDEVAYVRLNRPEKHNGLTLDMIDDLAKAADRAKNDRSLRAVVISGEGSSFSSGLDFASAGKEQRRLFMNFVPKRISAANNFQAAGWAWRSVPAPVIAVVHGHCYGGGLQIALGADFRFSSTEADFSILEAKWGLIPDMSLSASIAQLTTIDLAKRLTMTGEMFTAKQALEWGLVTGVSADPMKDALALVDKLKERSPDAVAASKALFENTWYSGSRLSFPVEQALQLGLLRGKNRAIARNAAIAKEKPNFVERS from the coding sequence ATGTCGAACATCGACTACGAGGTGCGCGACGAGGTCGCCTATGTGCGACTGAACCGCCCCGAGAAGCACAACGGCCTCACCCTGGACATGATCGACGACCTGGCGAAGGCCGCCGATCGCGCGAAGAACGACCGCTCGCTGCGCGCCGTCGTGATCAGCGGCGAGGGCAGCTCGTTCAGCTCCGGCCTCGATTTCGCCTCGGCGGGCAAGGAACAGCGCCGGCTGTTCATGAACTTCGTGCCCAAGCGCATCTCAGCGGCCAACAACTTCCAGGCCGCGGGTTGGGCGTGGCGCAGCGTACCGGCGCCGGTGATCGCCGTGGTGCACGGACACTGCTACGGCGGCGGCCTGCAGATCGCGCTGGGTGCCGACTTCCGGTTCTCGTCCACCGAGGCCGACTTCTCGATCCTCGAGGCGAAGTGGGGGCTCATCCCGGACATGTCGCTGTCGGCGTCGATCGCGCAGCTCACCACGATCGATCTGGCCAAGCGACTCACCATGACCGGCGAGATGTTCACCGCGAAGCAGGCGCTCGAATGGGGCCTGGTGACCGGTGTCTCGGCCGATCCGATGAAGGACGCGCTCGCACTGGTCGACAAGCTCAAGGAGCGCTCACCCGATGCGGTCGCGGCGTCGAAGGCGCTATTCGAGAACACCTGGTACAGCGGGTCGCGGCTGTCCTTCCCGGTCGAGCAGGCACTGCAACTGGGCCTGCTCCGCGGAAAGAACCGCGCGATCGCCCGGAATGCGGCGATCGCCAAGGAGAAGCCGAACTTCGTCGAGCGCTCCTGA
- a CDS encoding DUF3618 domain-containing protein — MARDTESIERDIERAREQLAATLDQLGERADPKKLAAQAQQSVVSTLTKPPVLAAAAGVALLAALAVGSRFKRARREKKIIRALADGKISI, encoded by the coding sequence GTGGCACGTGACACCGAGAGCATCGAGCGCGATATCGAGCGCGCCCGTGAGCAGTTGGCGGCGACGCTGGACCAGCTGGGCGAGCGGGCGGACCCCAAGAAGCTCGCGGCGCAGGCGCAGCAGTCGGTGGTCTCGACGCTGACCAAGCCGCCGGTGCTCGCCGCAGCCGCCGGCGTGGCCCTGCTGGCCGCGCTGGCCGTGGGGTCGCGGTTCAAGCGCGCCCGCCGCGAGAAGAAGATCATCCGTGCGCTGGCCGACGGGAAGATCTCGATCTGA
- a CDS encoding cytochrome P450 encodes MTTTISRTMTRSLGIPEPAWHLRSAGVPSGIASSGVADDEAGPLTPEQMFALESPPRVGGNAVRTSVNFVLREGDLLFRNAHRLGEVFRADFLGGPGRAVFVSNPAHIASVMAVPDRAPSATRFSPLRPIIGPDSVLTSIGARHKQQRGLLLPQFHGRAVAAYQQRIDEATAMRIDEWRPGETVALADIGQAITLDVIMSAVFGIDAPGTATPAETAVRTSMVRLLRLSTKSLATVVQLLNARSPEPRGVLKLVLRPLDRAIYSVIAERRREGADGPDGAGRSDIMTVLMAARGDDGAPLSDSEIRDELLTLVLAGHETTSNSVAWTFERLTRHPQVYARAVEAARTGDAPYVEALINESMRSRPVVPMVARELLEPWRFGRYAVEPGIVALVPILLLHHRDDLYPRPFAFDPDRFLGVRPSPQRLMPFGGGNRRCLGAGLALAELRVVVTEILKRTDLAMTEAPPEQPKHRNVTMIPADGGLVRATARR; translated from the coding sequence ATGACAACCACGATCAGCCGCACCATGACGCGTTCGCTCGGAATCCCGGAGCCCGCATGGCACCTGCGCTCCGCGGGTGTCCCCAGCGGGATCGCCTCCAGCGGCGTCGCCGACGACGAGGCGGGACCGCTCACGCCCGAGCAGATGTTCGCGCTCGAGTCGCCACCGCGCGTCGGCGGTAACGCCGTCCGCACGTCGGTCAACTTCGTTCTGCGGGAAGGCGACCTGTTGTTCCGCAACGCCCATCGGCTCGGCGAGGTGTTCCGCGCCGACTTCCTCGGTGGTCCGGGACGTGCCGTCTTCGTGTCCAACCCCGCGCACATCGCCTCCGTGATGGCGGTGCCGGACCGCGCACCGTCGGCTACCAGGTTCTCGCCGCTGCGTCCGATCATCGGCCCCGACTCGGTGCTCACCTCGATCGGGGCGCGGCACAAGCAGCAACGCGGGCTACTACTGCCGCAGTTCCACGGTCGCGCGGTGGCGGCGTACCAGCAGCGGATCGACGAGGCCACGGCGATGCGGATCGACGAGTGGCGGCCGGGCGAGACGGTGGCGCTCGCCGACATCGGCCAGGCGATCACGCTCGACGTGATCATGTCCGCCGTCTTCGGCATCGACGCTCCCGGTACCGCCACGCCGGCCGAGACCGCGGTGCGCACATCGATGGTGCGGCTGCTGCGGCTGTCCACGAAGAGTCTGGCCACGGTGGTGCAGTTGCTCAACGCGCGCAGCCCCGAGCCTCGGGGCGTGCTCAAGCTGGTGCTCCGCCCGCTCGACCGGGCGATCTACTCGGTGATCGCCGAACGGCGCCGGGAGGGCGCCGACGGTCCCGACGGTGCCGGGCGCAGCGACATCATGACGGTCCTGATGGCGGCGCGGGGCGACGACGGTGCGCCCCTGTCCGACAGCGAGATCCGGGACGAGTTGCTCACCCTGGTGCTGGCCGGGCACGAGACCACCTCGAACAGTGTGGCGTGGACCTTCGAGCGGCTCACCCGACATCCGCAGGTGTACGCCCGGGCGGTCGAAGCCGCGCGCACCGGCGACGCCCCGTACGTCGAGGCGCTGATCAACGAATCGATGCGTAGCCGCCCGGTGGTTCCGATGGTGGCACGGGAGCTGCTGGAGCCGTGGAGATTCGGTCGTTACGCCGTGGAACCCGGCATCGTCGCCCTGGTGCCCATCCTGCTTCTACACCACCGCGACGATCTGTACCCGCGGCCCTTCGCCTTCGATCCGGACCGATTCCTCGGGGTCCGCCCCTCACCCCAGCGATTGATGCCGTTCGGCGGGGGTAACCGTCGCTGTCTGGGGGCGGGCCTTGCGCTTGCCGAGCTCCGCGTGGTCGTCACGGAGATCCTCAAGCGCACCGATCTCGCCATGACCGAGGCGCCACCGGAGCAACCGAAGCATCGGAACGTGACCATGATCCCGGCGGACGGCGGGCTGGTGCGGGCGACTGCGCGGCGCTGA
- a CDS encoding HhH-GPD-type base excision DNA repair protein, translated as MAVTLHITGEPESDAVLSEYPFALLAGMLLDQQFPMERAFAGPWKVLDRFGSIDPHDIAAADPARFEELCTTPPAVHRYGKAMAARLQALARIVVDEYDGDAERIWTEATTGADLVKRIEALPGFGAQKAKIFAALVGKQLGVKPRGWSTAVGDYGKAGYRSVADVVDGDSLQKVRTHKKEMKAAAKKAAEQKAGA; from the coding sequence ATGGCCGTCACCTTGCACATCACGGGGGAACCCGAGTCGGACGCCGTGCTCTCCGAGTACCCGTTCGCGCTGCTCGCGGGGATGCTGCTGGATCAGCAGTTCCCGATGGAGCGCGCCTTCGCCGGACCGTGGAAGGTGCTGGACCGCTTCGGCAGCATCGATCCGCACGATATCGCCGCGGCGGATCCCGCCCGGTTCGAGGAACTGTGCACCACGCCGCCGGCCGTCCACCGCTACGGCAAGGCGATGGCGGCCCGGCTCCAGGCGTTGGCACGAATCGTCGTCGACGAGTACGACGGCGACGCCGAACGCATCTGGACCGAGGCCACGACCGGCGCCGATCTGGTGAAGCGGATCGAAGCGCTGCCGGGGTTCGGCGCGCAGAAGGCGAAGATCTTCGCCGCGCTCGTCGGCAAACAGCTCGGCGTCAAGCCGCGTGGCTGGTCGACCGCGGTCGGCGACTACGGCAAGGCCGGGTACCGGTCGGTAGCCGATGTGGTGGACGGCGATTCGCTACAGAAGGTGCGCACGCACAAGAAGGAGATGAAGGCCGCGGCGAAGAAGGCCGCCGAGCAGAAGGCGGGGGCATGA
- a CDS encoding sensor histidine kinase encodes MRGLRWLEARYRRVLAQLGYEYPPYYMVITESAMVALTIGAAVPRFLAGPQGQQWFWLIAAVTVSVLHMAAATLRGGTVSISAHTAVTIVTAALFWTVYTPYDVVPLLVVLGMTQAAAVTPPRATALHLVAFEALILAAGLLGWIHQAWLIGFTVAFGAAVGRLLQNQLLLLRAEREAQAARISLDRATIAGEVHDVVAHSLAVVLLNVTAARRALAADDDRAEAVEALRDAETQGRAAMNDIRRTIELLRTAGPDAAQPGLADIPELVASFERAGLTVDLDFHSPTPELAGSGGLAAFRVVQESLANAVKHAPGARVDVTVAPDIPQSLAVRVSCPVPAGARRSPGGSGLEGMRARVESAGGTLDAGPAGETWLVSAIFPTEEAR; translated from the coding sequence ATGCGCGGGCTGCGATGGCTGGAGGCGCGGTACCGAAGGGTGCTGGCCCAACTCGGCTACGAGTACCCGCCGTATTACATGGTGATCACCGAATCGGCGATGGTCGCGCTCACCATCGGCGCCGCCGTGCCTCGGTTCCTCGCCGGGCCGCAGGGCCAGCAATGGTTCTGGCTGATCGCCGCCGTCACCGTGTCCGTGCTGCACATGGCGGCCGCGACGCTCCGCGGCGGCACCGTCTCGATCAGCGCACACACCGCGGTCACGATCGTCACCGCCGCCCTGTTCTGGACGGTGTACACGCCGTACGACGTGGTCCCGCTCCTCGTGGTGCTCGGAATGACCCAGGCTGCGGCGGTGACTCCACCCCGGGCGACCGCGCTGCACCTGGTGGCCTTCGAAGCCCTGATCTTGGCGGCCGGGCTCCTCGGGTGGATCCACCAGGCATGGCTGATCGGATTCACCGTGGCATTCGGAGCCGCGGTGGGCCGACTCCTACAGAACCAACTACTGCTCCTGCGGGCCGAGCGGGAGGCCCAGGCGGCGCGGATCTCGTTGGACCGGGCCACGATCGCCGGCGAGGTACACGACGTGGTCGCGCACTCGCTCGCCGTGGTGCTGCTCAACGTGACCGCCGCGCGCCGGGCCCTCGCGGCCGACGATGACCGCGCTGAAGCGGTCGAGGCACTCAGGGACGCGGAGACGCAGGGCCGCGCCGCCATGAACGACATCCGGCGCACCATCGAACTGCTCCGCACCGCGGGTCCCGATGCCGCCCAGCCCGGACTCGCGGACATCCCCGAACTGGTCGCGTCGTTCGAACGGGCCGGGCTCACGGTGGATCTCGACTTCCACTCCCCGACACCCGAGTTGGCAGGTAGCGGAGGGCTGGCCGCGTTCCGCGTGGTGCAGGAGTCGCTCGCCAACGCGGTCAAACACGCACCGGGCGCACGGGTCGACGTCACCGTCGCCCCAGACATTCCGCAGAGCCTCGCGGTGCGGGTCAGCTGTCCGGTCCCGGCCGGGGCCCGACGCTCTCCGGGCGGCTCGGGATTGGAGGGGATGCGGGCACGCGTCGAGAGCGCGGGTGGCACGCTGGATGCCGGCCCGGCCGGGGAGACGTGGCTGGTGAGTGCGATCTTCCCCACCGAGGAGGCTCGATGA
- a CDS encoding M48 family metallopeptidase yields MTGTQPQVGVPPQYPGGPVAPVYQPPRYADAPRRHPGEIPLLILVILTTAVIYVGAILFAFVGTLNSYLLVVLVLPVILWFARGSMWATPRVQGIQMTPTQFPEGYQMVRDAAARYGLREVPDAFVVLGNGQINAFASGHGFRRFVVVYSDLFEVGGEARDPDALAYIIGHEVGHIAAGHVSYWRQIGSFAMSYLPVIGSALSRSQEYTADNYGYFNRPSGVPGGMGLLGAGKYLGKEVDFDQLADRATTDRGFFTWVVNLTASHPVLTWRAAALRNRTKAGSLFFAPGQTVRGVGGGAVVPSGPVPTFSSQEVLAPAPGQEQNTLPPAQGPIPPQPPEQTPPAPPAPPAS; encoded by the coding sequence GTGACCGGCACGCAACCGCAGGTCGGCGTACCGCCGCAGTATCCGGGTGGGCCCGTGGCGCCGGTCTATCAGCCGCCCCGGTACGCGGACGCCCCGCGCCGGCACCCCGGCGAGATCCCGCTGCTGATCCTGGTGATCCTGACCACCGCGGTGATCTATGTGGGCGCGATCCTGTTCGCCTTCGTCGGCACGCTGAACTCGTACCTGCTCGTGGTCCTGGTCCTGCCCGTGATCCTCTGGTTCGCCCGTGGTTCGATGTGGGCCACCCCGCGTGTGCAGGGCATTCAGATGACGCCCACGCAATTCCCCGAGGGCTATCAGATGGTGCGCGACGCCGCCGCCCGGTACGGCCTGCGCGAGGTCCCGGACGCCTTCGTCGTGCTGGGCAACGGCCAGATCAACGCTTTCGCCTCAGGGCACGGCTTCCGCCGGTTCGTGGTGGTCTACAGCGATCTGTTCGAGGTGGGTGGCGAGGCCCGCGATCCCGACGCGCTGGCGTACATCATCGGCCACGAGGTGGGGCACATCGCCGCCGGCCATGTCTCGTACTGGCGGCAGATCGGCTCGTTCGCCATGAGCTATCTCCCGGTGATCGGATCGGCTCTGTCCCGCTCGCAGGAGTACACCGCCGACAACTACGGCTACTTCAACCGGCCGTCCGGTGTGCCGGGCGGCATGGGCCTGCTGGGCGCCGGCAAGTACCTGGGCAAGGAGGTCGACTTCGACCAACTCGCCGACCGGGCGACCACCGACCGCGGCTTCTTCACCTGGGTCGTGAACCTCACGGCATCGCATCCGGTGCTCACCTGGCGCGCTGCGGCGCTGCGCAACCGCACCAAGGCGGGCTCGCTCTTCTTCGCCCCGGGCCAGACCGTGCGCGGTGTCGGCGGCGGCGCCGTGGTCCCCTCGGGCCCCGTCCCGACGTTCAGCTCCCAGGAGGTGTTGGCACCCGCGCCCGGGCAGGAGCAGAACACGCTGCCGCCCGCGCAGGGCCCGATCCCGCCGCAGCCGCCGGAGCAGACCCCGCCCGCTCCCCCGGCACCGCCCGCTTCCTAG